One stretch of Athene noctua chromosome 27, bAthNoc1.hap1.1, whole genome shotgun sequence DNA includes these proteins:
- the MOB3A gene encoding MOB kinase activator 3A, which yields MSHALKQVFNKDKTFRPKRKFEPGTQRFELHKKAQASLNAGLDLKVAVQMPPGEEQNDWVAVHVVDFFNRINLIYGTISDYCTEQSCPVMSGGPKYEYRWQDEHKYRKPTALSAPQYMNLLMDWIEVQINNEDIFPTNVGTPFPKNFLPVVKKILSRLFRVFVHVYIHHFDRITQMGSEAHVNTCYKHFYYFVKEFNLIDTKELEPLKEMTSRMCH from the exons atgtccCATGCTTTAAAGCAAGTGTTCAATAAAGACAAAACCTTCCGGCCCAAGCGCAAGTTTGAGCCAGGGACTCAGCGGTTTGAGCTGCACAAGAAGGCTCAAGCCTCACTCAATGCTGGCCTGGACTTGAAAGTTGCTGTCCAGATGCCACCAGGAGAGGAGCAGAACGACTGGGTGGCCGTGCACGTGGTGGACTTCTTCAACCGCATCAACCTGATCTACGGCACCATCAGTGACTATTGCACGGAGCAGTCCTGCCCCGTCATGTCGGGAGGGCCCAAGTACGAGTATCGATGGCAGGACGAGCACAAGTACCGGAAACCCACGGCCCTGTCTGCTCCCCAGTACATGAACCTCCTGATGGACTGGATTGAGGTACAGATCAACAACGAGGACATCTTCCCCACTAATGTCG GTACTCCCTTCCCCAAGAACTTCCTCCCGGTGGTGAAGAAGATTCTCTCCAGGCTCTTCCGAGTCTTTGTCCATGTCTACATCCACCATTTTGACAGGATCACCCAGATGGGGTCGGAAGCCCACGTGAACACCTGCTACAAGCACTTTTACTACTTTGTGAAAGAGTTCAATCTCATAGACACCAAGGAGCTGGAACCACTG AAGGAAATGACCTCCCGGATGTGCCACTGA